A section of the Methanocaldococcus sp. FS406-22 genome encodes:
- a CDS encoding type II toxin-antitoxin system RelE/ParE family toxin translates to MKFNVEIHKRVLKDLKDLPKSNLEKFKELIETLKTNPIPKEKFDIKRLKGSDDVYRVRIGKFRVQYVVLWDDKTVVIRKVSRREGAYKNP, encoded by the coding sequence ATGAAATTTAACGTTGAAATACACAAGAGAGTATTAAAAGATTTAAAAGATTTACCAAAATCAAATTTAGAAAAATTTAAGGAATTAATAGAAACACTAAAAACAAATCCAATTCCTAAAGAAAAATTTGATATTAAAAGATTAAAAGGTAGTGATGACGTCTATAGAGTTAGAATTGGAAAATTTAGGGTTCAGTATGTCGTTTTATGGGATGATAAGACAGTAGTTATCAGAAAGGTAAGTAGAAGAGAAGGAGCTTATAAAAACCCTTAA
- a CDS encoding DUF555 domain-containing protein, whose protein sequence is MPNYHVTLQAAYIVRNVDDVEDAISVTISQIGKMLNKEGLNYVDIDIGLTICPKCGELVDCVLVVARTALVGVLLSMKVFNAESPEHAIRIAKATIGKVLKNIPLEPVDVVELEK, encoded by the coding sequence ATGCCGAATTATCATGTGACTTTACAGGCAGCATATATTGTGAGAAATGTAGATGATGTAGAAGATGCTATAAGCGTCACTATATCCCAAATAGGGAAGATGTTGAATAAAGAAGGATTAAACTATGTAGATATAGACATTGGGCTAACTATCTGTCCAAAATGTGGAGAGTTAGTGGATTGCGTATTGGTTGTAGCAAGAACAGCTTTGGTTGGTGTTTTGCTGTCTATGAAGGTATTCAATGCTGAAAGCCCAGAGCATGCTATAAGAATAGCTAAAGCAACAATTGGAAAGGTTTTAAAAAATATCCCATTAGAGCCAGTTGATGTTGTAGAGTTAGAAAAGTAA
- a CDS encoding antitoxin, giving the protein MLNINKEIAQLETELNELKKLRDDLSERIERLEIKLLKLKALTIPEEEFEEDYEEIIEDVKKSLDKKETVSAEEALKELGLL; this is encoded by the coding sequence ATGCTTAACATAAATAAAGAAATAGCACAATTGGAAACTGAACTAAATGAACTAAAAAAACTAAGAGACGACCTTTCTGAAAGGATTGAAAGATTGGAGATAAAGTTACTAAAATTGAAGGCATTAACTATTCCAGAAGAGGAGTTTGAGGAAGATTATGAGGAAATTATAGAAGATGTTAAAAAATCTTTAGATAAAAAAGAGACTGTGTCAGCAGAAGAGGCTTTGAAAGAATTGGGATTGTTATGA
- the argB gene encoding acetylglutamate kinase, translated as MIEMIEKAEILMEALPFIQKFYGKIFVIKYGGHAMIDEKAKNWTAQDVVLLKYVGINPVVVHGGGPEINKAMEKMGKKPEFVHGLRVTDEETLDIVEMVLAGKINGDIVSKLSKFGGKAVGLSGKSGRIILAKKKLKKIKTEKGEEIEVDLGRVGETVEVNTELLEILINNGYIPVVSPIGLDEKGEAYNLNADTVAGDIAGALKAEKLILITDVDGIMDDINNPETLHRKLTASELKEMIEDGRIKGGMIPKAESALYALEHGVKSVHIINGKIPHALLLEIFTEEGIGTMITRD; from the coding sequence ATGATAGAGATGATTGAGAAGGCAGAGATTTTAATGGAGGCTCTTCCATTTATACAGAAATTTTATGGGAAGATTTTTGTTATAAAGTATGGTGGGCATGCGATGATTGACGAGAAGGCAAAGAATTGGACTGCCCAAGATGTTGTTTTATTAAAATATGTTGGTATAAACCCAGTTGTTGTCCATGGTGGAGGGCCAGAGATTAATAAAGCAATGGAAAAGATGGGCAAAAAGCCAGAATTTGTCCATGGGTTAAGAGTTACTGATGAAGAAACCTTAGATATTGTTGAAATGGTTTTAGCTGGAAAAATTAATGGGGATATCGTCTCTAAGTTATCAAAGTTTGGAGGAAAGGCGGTTGGATTATCTGGAAAATCTGGAAGAATAATCTTAGCCAAGAAAAAATTAAAAAAGATAAAAACTGAAAAAGGAGAGGAAATAGAAGTTGATTTAGGTAGAGTTGGAGAGACAGTGGAGGTTAATACTGAATTATTGGAGATTTTGATAAATAACGGCTATATCCCAGTTGTTTCACCAATTGGTTTGGATGAGAAGGGAGAGGCTTATAACTTAAATGCCGATACCGTTGCTGGAGACATAGCTGGAGCTTTAAAGGCAGAGAAGCTTATTTTAATAACAGATGTTGATGGAATTATGGATGATATAAACAATCCAGAAACATTGCATAGAAAATTAACTGCCTCTGAATTAAAGGAGATGATAGAGGACGGCAGAATAAAAGGAGGAATGATTCCAAAGGCAGAGAGTGCTTTATATGCATTGGAGCATGGAGTTAAAAGCGTTCATATAATAAATGGGAAGATTCCTCATGCTTTACTGTTGGAGATATTTACAGAGGAGGGCATTGGGACGATGATAACAAGGGATTAA
- a CDS encoding FUN14 domain-containing protein, which translates to MIILDFSQFLPDIGSGFVIGFVVGWAAKKAIKIVAFLIGIYILSLLYLAKIGVITINKEAFSALLGNLENSLLVFGDKIVGLVHSLSFGTSFLIGFGLGFKKG; encoded by the coding sequence GTGATTATTTTGGATTTCTCACAGTTTCTTCCAGATATTGGTAGTGGATTTGTTATTGGATTTGTCGTTGGATGGGCTGCAAAAAAGGCAATAAAGATAGTGGCATTCTTAATAGGGATTTATATATTATCCCTCCTATACTTGGCTAAAATAGGGGTAATTACAATAAATAAAGAGGCATTTTCAGCATTGCTTGGAAATCTTGAAAATTCCTTATTAGTTTTTGGAGATAAGATTGTTGGACTCGTCCATTCGTTATCTTTTGGAACTTCCTTTCTTATCGGTTTTGGATTGGGATTTAAAAAAGGATAA
- a CDS encoding HAD family hydrolase, with amino-acid sequence MIILLDLNGTIAADGKIKEGVKERLAILKEKAEIYILSADTFGTLNDIAKNLNVKGMKVDREKYGSEKIAKLKILEELKKLNPDKKIIAIGNGNNDELLLKNADLGICVIGDEGAWSKTILSSDIVVKDINDALDLLLNENRLKATSRD; translated from the coding sequence ATGATTATTCTCTTAGATTTAAATGGAACAATAGCAGCTGATGGGAAGATAAAAGAGGGAGTTAAAGAGAGATTAGCTATTTTAAAGGAAAAGGCAGAGATTTATATCTTATCTGCAGATACCTTTGGAACTTTAAACGATATTGCCAAAAACTTAAACGTTAAAGGTATGAAGGTAGATAGAGAAAAATATGGCAGTGAGAAGATAGCCAAGTTAAAAATTTTAGAAGAGTTAAAAAAACTAAACCCAGATAAAAAAATTATTGCTATAGGGAATGGAAATAATGATGAGCTATTATTAAAAAATGCTGATTTAGGCATCTGCGTTATTGGAGATGAAGGAGCCTGGAGCAAAACAATATTAAGCTCTGATATAGTTGTTAAGGATATAAACGATGCCTTAGATTTATTGTTAAATGAAAATAGGTTAAAAGCTACGAGTAGGGACTAA
- a CDS encoding HEAT repeat domain-containing protein: MNCEEYRKKLKLNYGNREKLKVLKELYQMEVDEITKLNILDDVFELLTSTKERGFEDIISTHYTSDSKNKAIIYYCIKIIEKVGVKYPNLVYIYIPYLIKLLDSEFECIRFASAEALANIPSKLTIYAYPKLIRRLDNEVYAKVLVKLIMKSDNKEAILLKLFENFNEYSLCVIKELYKYDKKLVYEFIPLILRDFGDRGLIMMREIKADL; the protein is encoded by the coding sequence ATGAATTGTGAAGAGTATAGAAAGAAATTAAAGTTAAATTACGGAAATAGGGAGAAATTAAAAGTTTTGAAGGAGTTATATCAAATGGAAGTTGATGAGATAACTAAGTTAAATATATTGGATGATGTTTTTGAGTTATTGACATCAACAAAGGAAAGAGGGTTTGAGGATATAATATCTACACACTATACATCTGACTCAAAGAATAAAGCCATTATATACTATTGCATAAAAATTATAGAAAAGGTTGGTGTTAAATATCCAAATTTAGTTTATATTTATATTCCCTATTTGATAAAACTCTTAGACAGTGAGTTTGAGTGCATTAGATTTGCAAGTGCTGAAGCTTTAGCAAATATTCCTTCAAAACTAACAATCTATGCCTATCCAAAACTTATAAGGAGATTGGATAATGAGGTTTATGCCAAAGTGTTGGTTAAGTTAATTATGAAATCAGACAATAAAGAGGCAATTTTATTAAAACTCTTTGAAAACTTCAATGAATATTCCCTTTGTGTAATAAAAGAGCTTTATAAATACGATAAAAAATTAGTTTATGAATTCATCCCATTAATTTTAAGAGATTTTGGAGATAGGGGCTTAATTATGATGCGAGAGATAAAGGCTGATTTATAA